From the genome of Dehalococcoidales bacterium:
GCTGGCCAGGGGCACGCCGATGACCGGCAGCGTAGTCCAGCTAGCCAGTACACCGGGCAGGTGGGCAGCGCCGCCGGCAGCGGCGATGATAACCTCAATCCCCCGCCCCTGCGCCTCCATCCCGTACCGCCGGGCTTTCTCCGGGGTACGGTGGGCCGAAATAACATTGACCTCGTAATCAATGCCGAGTTCCTGCAACACGTCAAGGGTCAGTTGCATTACATCAGCGTCCGATTTTGAACCCATGAGCACGCCTACTTTGGGCATATCTACCTCACTCAATTATTTGGTAACCCTATCCCCTTCGTCAAGGGGAAGGGGATATTTTCCTGAAGAGTGGCTTCGCTCCTCGATTACGCATATCCTCTGTCATTCCGTACCCTGGCCTGTCGCCAGGACAGGCTTGATACGGAATCTAGGTGGAGTGACTGGATTCCGGCTTTCACCGGAATGACACCCATTTTCATAGCAATGACAGACTATGGTCAATCATTTTAGATTGGCATAATGTCTTTTTGATGTTACTTATTACTTATCAAAGCTATATCCCTTCGATAATGGCAGCCTTCGAAGTGGACCCGCGAGATATTATTATAAACTTTTTCCCTGGCTTGAGCCAGGGTCTTGCCAGTAGCCACCACCGTCAGCACCCGCCCACCGCCGGTCAGTACCTGCCCCGGTGTTTCTCCCGCCCTGGTTCCGCCATGAAAGACCAGGACATCTTTATCCAGGCTGTCCAGCCCGCTAACAGGGAAGCCGGTCTGGTAGCTACCGGGATAACCGCCCGAAGCCATAACCACGCCAACGCAGGCATCCGTAGTACACTCGATATTTAGTTGCGACAGAGTACCATCAATCACCGCCAGCATAATATCCACCAGGTCGGTCTTGAGTCTAGGCAGGATAACCTGAGTCTCCGGGTCACCGAAGCGGGCATTGAATTCAAGCACCTTCGGCCCCCCGACGGTAATCATCAGCCCGCCGTAGATGACACCACGGTAAGGCGCGCCCTCCCGACTCATCGCCCGCACCGTCGGTTCCATAATGGATTCGGCTACCCTGTTCGCCAGTTCCTCAGTGTGAAAATAGGGCGGGCTATAGCTGCCCATCCCCCCGGTATTGGGCCCCCGGTCTCCTTCATACACCCGCTTGTAATCGCAGGCATCCACCAGCGGAATAACGCTGCTGCCATCGGTGAAGGCAAAAGCGCTCATCTCCTTCCCTGATAGACACTCCTCGATGAGCACGCGGTCGCCAGCTTCTCCAAGTGTTCTGGCGGCCATGATGCTGTCCAGGGCTTCCAGCGCTTGAGATAGGGAATCAGCGACGACTACCCCCTTCCCCGCCGCCAGCCCGTCAGCCTTGACCACGACTGGAGGCGTCTGCTTTTCCAGGTACTCTCTCGCCTGCTGATAGTCAGTAAAGGTAACGCTTCGGGCGCAGGGAATGCCGTACTTCTGCATCAGGTCTTTGGCGAAAGCCTTGCTCGATTCGATACGGGCAGCGGCCCCGGTGGGGCCGAAAACGGGAATGCCCGCCCCTTGAAAACGGTCAACGATGCCTTCCGCCAGCGGCCCTTCCGGCCCCACCACCACCAGGTCAATCCTGTTTTTTCCGGCGGCTCTAACCAGTCCCTCGATGTCCTCGGCTTTTGTATCCAGGTTATGAGCAATTTGGGCGGTACCGGCATTACCCGGCGCCGCGTAGATTTCACCGGCTTTCGGGCTTTGCGCCAGTTTCCAGACCAGGGTATGCTCCCGGGCACCCCCCCCGACGACCAGTATCTTTATCTACCTCACCCCCTCTTCTATCTGCCTTCTCGTGTCATTGCGAGACCATCCCGATGAAATCGGAAGGCGAAGCAATCCGGGTGGGGCAAAAATCATAGCTTATCGCAAAGGTCGTACCAGTCTCTATTTATAGCATCAATAAGGTTTACCTTATCTTGCCTTGAACCAGCTTTGATTTGCTTCTCCCTCATAATAGCACCCTCGATATCATCGCACATCTCGTAATAGACGAGTCTGGTCAGGTTATATTTCTCTGTGAAACCTTTAACCAGCTTGTTCTTATGCTCATATACTCTTCTTTGCAAGTCATTAGTGACTCCGGTGTAAAGAACGCTATTA
Proteins encoded in this window:
- the purE gene encoding 5-(carboxyamino)imidazole ribonucleotide mutase; this translates as MPKVGVLMGSKSDADVMQLTLDVLQELGIDYEVNVISAHRTPEKARRYGMEAQGRGIEVIIAAAGGAAHLPGVLASWTTLPVIGVPLASSELKGVDALYSIVQMPAGIPVASVAIGAAGARNAAYLAAEILGLKYEPIRAAYQRYRSELKEITDD
- the purD gene encoding phosphoribosylamine--glycine ligase; amino-acid sequence: MKILVVGGGAREHTLVWKLAQSPKAGEIYAAPGNAGTAQIAHNLDTKAEDIEGLVRAAGKNRIDLVVVGPEGPLAEGIVDRFQGAGIPVFGPTGAAARIESSKAFAKDLMQKYGIPCARSVTFTDYQQAREYLEKQTPPVVVKADGLAAGKGVVVADSLSQALEALDSIMAARTLGEAGDRVLIEECLSGKEMSAFAFTDGSSVIPLVDACDYKRVYEGDRGPNTGGMGSYSPPYFHTEELANRVAESIMEPTVRAMSREGAPYRGVIYGGLMITVGGPKVLEFNARFGDPETQVILPRLKTDLVDIMLAVIDGTLSQLNIECTTDACVGVVMASGGYPGSYQTGFPVSGLDSLDKDVLVFHGGTRAGETPGQVLTGGGRVLTVVATGKTLAQAREKVYNNISRVHFEGCHYRRDIALISNK
- a CDS encoding GIY-YIG nuclease family protein, with the protein product MEKEYYVYIMTNHNNSVLYTGVTNDLQRRVYEHKNKLVKGFTEKYNLTRLVYYEMCDDIEGAIMREKQIKAGSRQDKVNLIDAINRDWYDLCDKL